Proteins found in one Helicobacter sp. NHP19-003 genomic segment:
- a CDS encoding DNA-directed RNA polymerase subunit omega yields the protein MRTEEIVAKALDKVNGDRYILSNLIFSRVKQLGAGVQPLVAMDVKTHKPTDIAICEIAEGKIGLDYIDERF from the coding sequence ATGCGAACAGAAGAAATCGTGGCGAAGGCTTTGGACAAAGTCAATGGCGACCGCTATATTCTCTCTAATTTGATCTTTTCACGGGTCAAGCAGCTAGGTGCTGGGGTGCAACCCCTTGTGGCGATGGATGTCAAAACCCACAAGCCCACCGATATTGCCATTTGCGAAATTGCAGAGGGGAAGATCGGTCTTGACTACATTGATGAGAGATTCTAA
- the pyrH gene encoding UMP kinase produces MQNKEHSKKRVLVKFSGEALAGDTNFGIDIQILSYIAKEIKMLADNGIEVGIVIGGGNIIRGVSAAKGGIIRRTSGDYMGMLATVINAVAMQEALEHMGLDVRVQSAVEIQEVCETYIHRKAIRHLEKGRIVIFAAGTGNPFFTTDTAATLRAIEIGADLIVKATKVDGIYDKDPHKFEDAQKIDVMGYNEALIGNIEVMDDTAISLAKDNKLPIVVCNMFKKDNLLHVIKDQQGVFSMVK; encoded by the coding sequence ATGCAAAATAAAGAGCACTCTAAAAAGCGTGTTTTGGTGAAGTTTTCAGGAGAGGCCTTAGCGGGAGATACGAACTTTGGAATCGATATACAGATTTTAAGCTACATTGCCAAAGAGATCAAAATGCTTGCCGACAACGGTATAGAAGTTGGCATTGTGATCGGCGGGGGCAACATCATTCGGGGGGTGAGTGCGGCTAAGGGGGGCATCATTCGGCGCACGAGCGGAGATTACATGGGCATGTTGGCCACGGTGATCAATGCGGTCGCCATGCAAGAAGCCTTAGAGCATATGGGGTTAGATGTGCGGGTGCAAAGCGCGGTGGAGATTCAAGAAGTGTGCGAAACTTACATCCACCGCAAAGCCATTAGGCATTTAGAAAAGGGACGGATTGTGATCTTTGCCGCCGGCACGGGCAACCCCTTTTTCACCACCGACACCGCTGCCACGCTTAGGGCCATTGAGATCGGGGCGGATTTGATCGTCAAAGCCACGAAAGTGGATGGGATCTACGACAAAGACCCGCATAAGTTTGAAGATGCCCAAAAAATTGATGTCATGGGTTATAATGAGGCCTTGATTGGCAATATTGAAGTGATGGACGACACGGCGATCTCCCTAGCCAAAGACAATAAGTTGCCCATTGTGGTCTGCAACATGTTTAAAAAAGACAATCTCTTGCATGTGATTAAGGACCAACAGGGTGTGTTTTCTATGGTGAAATAA